The DNA segment ttataaacatatgtttctttacttcaaaaattaaatgcatggatatttttgtaactccacaggaaaaaaaactcgatcgcgttgtttttttcatgcctaaggaggaataaaaacactgaagaaagaaatcttgactaaggttctcacaattcatgcatgaaagggttaacatttgagttaaccctctggtatccaggtgcatcttttaggcacactttgcacttcgtgttaaaaaacataatattatttttcacaatttaaataaggttagaattcaaaagttgttcatttttgcatgatctttaaaattctggccaccaactaaaatgtgcacattttaaacaaaagaaGATTACAAGaccagcatctgtctgccaagtgtgcctaaaacgcaccatttcttacatatattatataatatttaatagtttgatttgtaggtgtgcctttttggcacacttggtgacagatactagtatttttgaacatttgacctaccatcaaaaataataatgcaaattaaccaatgttggagttaatcattgacacatgccaggatgaaaaaatcaaataatatgtgatccactttttatgtagtatattaaaaaaaatatttttgtgttttttgcatccaaaaaaaaaaggtttgtttacattacaaacacggcatttaaagggttggaaaatgtgacaattactaagtatttggtattttttatttatggctcaagttgatgaaatagaaaaaaagtgtaaaagaattgaaaacaaactgtatgaattttttttttgacattattccacaagtgtgccaaaaaggcccacttggtgcttagtaagggccttgctggacgggatagtCCCCTGGACAGTCCTGTCCAAAGATGCACTACTGTGGCGGGGGGGCAAACATACCAAaggccaaaggttctaatttgtcccacagtatgagtTTGGAAAGTGCAAACATTATACTAAAGTTAAGATTCTGAGGTGTCATACAtgttttagttccggttccacattcagcccagttgtgatctcGAGTAAAATAATAGGCGTGACAACATTAGAAACGAACAtaaagcgagcataaatgagTCTTTATtcatttacgccaagatctccggttcacataaccataacccctaacccttagtgcgtggtatttgacgtggtgtgaacatacacatggaaagcttataaagTGTCCAGATAACACACCAGATAAAAGTGGATATTGTGTACTTacacgagtcatgatatcacgttggttttgtgttcaaccagAGTTAGGGAGAGTCTAGGGACTGTTTTCTTATCCTTAGTattctttaacctcctcagacccagctttgggttttctgtccacatttgcggacaagagtttcacaactttatacaaaaaaaaagaaaagaaaactgttcaccacaaaggacattccataacaattttaaaaactgcatctgaaaaaactgttgcatcatgatgtttccaatataggcacttatttaataaaaaaaacaaaaaaagctggtaatttgctgacatttcctgggtctcaggaggttaagtaggTCTTCGTACTGTTTTGAATCCtatgtaagtgtgtgtttattgtgtgtgttGGAGGTCTGATTGGCTCTTCTGTaaaagtgtgcttaccaaactCTTACTCTTAAGATAATGATTTGTGCACCTGTGGACAGATACGTGAAACCCCTTGGACAGAAATACTTTAGAGCTTCATATGTGGACATAACAGGACCTGGATGTGACCGCCGTACGTCACACCTCAGTAATAGTTACAGTGACATTAGTGTTTATGTAAATGAGCTCCACACCCAACCTGAATGGACTCATTTTAAACCTGGttttaaactaaactgagctcagattaaaggagtgtttgttgattcagcccagtctctgactggttcaactggactgggtttacctgatctcagttctaccaacgtggttctgctcacaccacctgttcactctgctcactgggaatgttgtggaacatggtcatgtgactgttactgatgcattatGGGTGTTttgtgcaaggttataatagttttgaattgttcattatagtttagttttatttagttttgacttttttttttctctaattcagttagttttaattagtttttagagcaggtttgctagtttttattagttttcatttttttctaaatgcttagttttagtttagttttagtattaattttagtttttgtcgtctcttttctcttcttctctgtcgtcgtattcaaataaatcccagacaggactctgctgctttctcccaactttagtctccatgtttccaggtagagtggggaccagaagacgactggaaaccacaagtgacggaccgtcaagcgCCGTATGGTGccattagctaaaattgctagagcaaaataaattgctttcgtatcaatccaacattgacaaagacgaaaacgaagggaattttatccagaatttttataagttttagttagttttgtaagcacacaatacagtttcagttagttattattttttcttttaattatagtttttatttatttcagttaacaaaaatgttttttcaattctagttttcatcatttcattagtttttgttaacgataataaccttggttttgtgtgcgtttgtcctgacattacctccgacagtgagatagagggcggggctctgagacgacgagaagctgtggttgaaaacgtccacgtgataaacacatgtgtagttccctcggtgggtgcggcccatggcagacaacaggaagtgggcggagtgattgacagccGGTAGGGTGCGGTTCAGGGGCTTcttggtgtcggagatcagctggaaggagcctcctgggtactgcggttggacggagcatgtgatggtgaagtcggagcccGTGAGCAgccggaacccctgctggtagacctcaaagaccccgtcagacagggagatgttgggctgaggcagcagatctgtccacacacagagacatgattggaccaagcagcacacatgagcacaaacaagcagtcagagaatccatcctcctcagagacacagatggatctgatccacatgcAACATGATGCCATGACTCGTGTAAATATACACAGCGCTTTTAAttagcgtgttatctgtacgcatcattacaggggtttcaaacatgcagcccgggggccaaatgcgtcccaccaaaggttccaatccggcccgtgggatgaatttacaaagtgcaaaaattccacagtcaaggctgccgAATTTAtgctagttcaggttccacatacagaccaatatgatctacagtcaaataacagcgtAATAACTtacagaatataatgactccatactttcttctgggtttgatgtgaaaaaaataatattacattgtgcctataaataatgacaacttcaattttttgtctttgttttagtgcaaaaaataacattcaattatgaaaatattgacatttacaaactatcctgaaacaaaacaggaataacctgaacaaatatgaacaaccagaaatgtttaaagaaaattaagtacaatttgaactattttcttcctgttcctcagtgtttagtgtctttgtagatctgatccctaatgcacatgtagaaatgataaaatgaggcataattgttaaaattgcacttatttttcttaagaaatttctttttttttcaggttattcacatcttttttgtttggttagtttataaaagtaagtattttcatcatttaatgtttttgggttttttttccgctaaaacaaagacaaaatttggagttgtcaggttattatgttattattttactggtccggcccactggagatcaaatatggttgaatgtggtccctgaaataaaatgagtttgaaacccctgcatTATAACTTTTCCGTATGTATGTTCATGCTGCGTCAAACACCaggcactgagggttagggttatttgaACCGGAGACCTTAGTGTGACTTGACAAGCGATCAAATGGTGTTGTATAATGCGCAAAAAGttgaaaatgtgtacatgtagcacaccaaatgccataagaactggcgtgacatacgatgtgatttcatgagatcagtttcTCCAAATgagtttgggatgtgatgaacacGGACCAGTGAAAACATGGAGGAATCTGTCATGTAGATGACAGCTGACATTGAAAACAGATTCATGGGTAAACAATGACAAACGTGGTGGTTTTAGAGTCTCACATATCAGCATTTGGTcctttttgtcctaaatgagactcagtgaaatatgtttgtgttttcagcctcatctggttaAAATGAAGACATTCATTTGTTATCCAGACATTTCAAaagtcaatatttgacacattttacaGATAAAACATTGGAcagagacaaaataatcaactgatgaaatgaaaagattCATTAGATGTAACTTTAAATGTCAGAATCAGAACCATCTGGGCACTCAGAATTCAGCTgaagacacagtttgtgtccatttgtacctgaacacaccacgtccaaACCAGTTGAGCTTTTGTGGTAACCACGTAGTCCAACACAGTCCCTGAGTCCAGACGTCAGCTTCacacaaggaactgagacaaaccacacatgtTTGAATGAGGAATTATCTgttctgttgactgaaacagctgatccacagtccaggtGTTGGCACACAGctgatccagacttcaggtcccagggTCTATAGCGGTCTCCTACTGGTCTCCACTTTCCCTGGTattggatctccaaagtaccagcacagtGGCTCgactgtcccaccaacctgacaccaGCTGGatgtgagcagagacacaaagacgtgagtcaaacaaacagaagagaagagaagatgagATAGAATAAgagaagacaagacaagacaagactttAATGACCCCACTGTGGGGAAAATAAACAgctgacagcagcaaatacaaaaataaagtacaGGGAGGACAGGCTGAAAATATACACTTATTATCAGTAtggtcatcagttggtcatctgtccatctgtccatctgtctgtctgtctctgtccataTCTTTGGCATGCACTGGTAAGTCAGGCCATTGGTGAAACAtgaaatcagaatactttattaatcccaagcggaaattattaaatttaataataaaaatatgaagacaaaaaatcttacatttatttaagtgtgtatatatacatgtattagtgctgggcagcgatgaaaatttttaatcgcaattaattgcgtggatttctgtgattaatcgcgtagttatatggggggggggcatcaacagcatgtatttcctttcagtgatatttcagactgaagtactccagtgataaaaaataattccgcatgtcagtgcttccaaacacctgtgtccttctcacccccaccatctgaagacatttaaaatgaaaatgtccatggaacagactgctactgttacacatgtttatgtccacacgtttatttcaggttgtgagtgactgacaggagtcttagtcccactaatcagtactaatactaataaacccaataatatgtgatgttcagttgttaaaatcaagcaaagggggccctctagtggtcagaataagttgcactaacatatgttttgtcctttcggtgttactgtagtcagttcggacataagaaggaattAACAGACACGttcctttcactctgtttgtatggccccaaaaacgtttgcctgtgaatattttattttatgtactaAGGCACTGAACAGACCTCAGTCatatttaatatgtatgtgtcagttttacagtgagtctacagcaaaagatttggacagaagttttgggcgtccggcttttcttagtaaacctgttgtctatctgccgagctaatcactacacacacacaagcagaggcagaagaacaggagttagaataaaacggcattaacgggagataaaaaaattgtcagtgttatttaatgaatgcgttaacacggtaataacgcattaagtTGCCcagccctaacacacacacacacacacacacatatatatatacatatatatatatatatatatatatatatatatatatatatatatatatatatatatacatatacatatacgtatatacacacacacacacagtatatatacactaccggcaaagcaacctacaagtgctccacatttatgggaacttctgcaacagTTGGGAACaactttctgaagaatatttgatttccattgtagaaagaatgccaccAGTGTGTTCAACTGTTCTGTCTGCCAAAGGTGGACACTTTGATGAGTCcaaagtttagaatacattttggtttctaaattgattccatgatttcttttttaacttcaataGTTTATTTGCTCtatggtttaatttcagagtacactgagacattcAACTGCagcattttcagtgaaattctggaaaaattggggtgttctaaaacttttgaccagtagtgtataatTAGATTAaaatattatattcatatttacaatatatttgcacatgcacacagtgtgatatggtggtggtggtggtgggggactAAGAACAGTTATGCATTCTAATGGCTGTGGGACGGAATGGCCTGTGATCTCGCTCCTTCCTTCATTGGAtgtgtaaaagtctgtcatatgaaagccacgcccccttggtacctgaacaggtgagtccagcagctgttccaggtgagcaggtcttcccagctgagctggaccttctacagtccaggaccgcagactcatttccttcacactggagctcactggtccagactggagcctccccctctccatagacccccccctggaggagcccaggagccccacagcccagctccctacagaccacctgggcatcgttaaggtccaaatcctcttcacacactgaggaccaggactggttggatCGGACCTCCAGTctacctgaacacagactggaaccatggaccagtctgacagagtctgtggacccacaacaacacacacacatgtttaaagacacaaaagcccctggacagacggcagtgtgagggtggactctgtcaaagcctcctgtcagtcattagtgacacaggaactaaataggactaatggaccagttcaagcagagacacaacgtcctcaaagaaaacaccagaacaaagaacacaccaataaaaggccctttagtgttgaattCAATCATTcaattgggcgctcaaaatgactggatggtgttttttcagtcctgtccgttccacaggtgacagtttttttttatttttgtgttagagcattggTTGTAGTCGGGGTGTGAAGTGAATTTTAAGCAATATCGTAAAAAATGctgcaggaaaacatctcacaccccacctttaattcagCAGAAGCCACAGAAACATTAATTCCCTGAGTTGAGCTGATTTTTATCATGACACACTTCCTGTCTCTGTGTATGCACAGGCACGAGGTTTGACAACAGCATCAGCCAATACGATATCTACAAGTTTAGATCTATTACTGtgatcaccatagcaaccaggaacTACAGGAACCCACTCTGAGATAGGCTCACATCCTTCCATCCTGTGATATGGATCAGAAAAGTCATGAGTGAGTTGAACAGTAAAGCAGCAGATCCAGGTCAGAAGTCTGTTCGCTTCTTTGGATTTGTTATTGATCAGCAGCTAAAAACTACAGAGTGAGTTTggtgttgaatgtggagctgaaggacacagtgtgtgtgtgctgttgttgaactggattccaacagagggcgctgacTACAtccagactggactcaaacattctgaagtcagactgaacagtAAATATGTGTCATGTCAAAAGCAGTTTGTTTGATGCACACAGAGGATcccatggtgtcctcagagtccagcagacccacatagagctggaaaaagaccacatggaccaacacaaagtccagatcaaacaaatggactcagtccttctgagctgttcaacagcctgttggaaagcagagtcatgtgaccacgttcatggactggaactgaattcagctgcatgtgtttgatgtttcagtccaactgtccaatgtgtggacctggtctgactgggtttggtttgacccagctcagataaaacacccCTGAATGGACTCATAGAAGAActctgacagaatcaggaccatcatcagtagacttacctgaacaggtgagggacaGGGCGTAGTCAGTGTACCTAGAATCTGTCGCCACACAGTCCGTCAGTGTAGACGTAGACAGAAGACAGTAGGGGCTGATGAACCACTTAAGATAAAAAAACTCCAATCTtctcccagaaacagcagatccacagtccagtcgacgacatatgacatctgctgccttcaggctAAAGGGTTCATATTGAAACACACCATATCCCACAggtctccattctccatgatgtttgatctgtactgtaccgttacagcgactggctcctcccaccagtctgacatcatcaggatctgatcaaatacaagtgacagataaatgagctcaaagtgagtgaactgatgtcagctggtgtcagtcaaagctccgcccacctgtgcaggtaaggtccacagctgttccagatgagcaggtctgtgcccctgagcttccacagtccagcagagcagactcatggccttcacaggtgaacgtctgcaccacaggagcctccgctgctccagagagagccccctggaggagcccaggagccccacagcccagctccctacagaccacctgggctccaagaaggtccaagtgtccttcacacactgaggaccaggacctggactggttagaccggacctccagtctgcctgaacacatactggacccatggaccagtctgacagagtctgtggacacagatggaagaagactggaataagactagagtctgaagtggactctaagggactctagtggactggaggagaccagggtctggggcttggactatataatggattttactggactgtagtggactcacattcatatgtgttagtgtttgtttcttctgtgtgacatgatgttcaatcagctgtttgtttgtggacatgAGGATTattattgattgactgattgtattgatcagtttgtgtgagttcccattaaatctgagttgaagttgtggaccgaccaggatctgagagtccacagagtccatagcaaggttctaatagttttggatttttcattatagtttagttttatttagttttgactttttttttccctaattcagttagttttaattcatttttgttattttctaaatgcttagttttagtttagttttagttttgtcgtctcttttcttctctgtcgtcgtattcaaataaatcccagacaggactctgctgctttctcccaactttagtctccatgtttccaggtagagtggggaccagaagacgactggaaaccacaagtgaacacaagtgacggacccttaaatatcatatggtgccagcagagaaaattgctaaagtgaaataaatgactttcgtatcaatctgacattgacaaagacgaaaatgaagggaattgtatccataatttttatacgttttagttagttttataagcccaaaatacagtttcacgtagttatcgttttttcttttatagtttttatttatttcagttaacgaaaatgtttttacaattctagttttcgccattttgttagttttcgttaacaatattAACCTTGGTCTGGAGCCTATAATGACAGTGTAAAGGTTACTGTTCAGTAGTggtgctcttacctgaacaactcagctccaggGAAGAATAGAAATGTGAACGAGGTGTAAAACAGTCGTTCAGTGCAGATTCATCACACTTTGGTTTGATCCACCAACTGTCTGTACTTGAACCCCTCCTTCTGCCTctcagtgaaactgcagatccacagtccagttctgcacaaactctgtttcctaacttcctgtaccagtataACCCTTctactggtttccagtttccgtCCTgttgtttcatctccaggtcaccatgacaccGACTGTTTCCTCCCACCAACCTGTagtggacagactctgtagaaataagacagaccagtcagagtccagtccagaaccacaacacCCCATCTGgtccacatggactggattattgaccACATATGGTTTCCATGTATGAACAGTGTTTTTAGTCTGACGTATTTTATGTGTactgggaaaaaaatctaaatgttaccaagtgtatttgtctcatttctagtccaaatatctcatcacatttaaaatcagacagaatcacctaaagaggaactgttcagtgagatagaagaactgatttatagacaatagatctggaaaatctgatttcaacaaatctgaacaagataattttcacttattccattggcagattttttgttgaattaaacaaaaaagtcttgaattaagaaaaaaaaaaaaaaatcttgaatttaagtaaaaaatcttgaatcaagcaaaaaaaaaaaaaaaaatcttgaattaagcaaaaaaaaaaacaaaaaacaacttgaatcaagcaacaaaaaaatgttgaattacccaaaaaaaacaccttgaattaagca comes from the Sphaeramia orbicularis chromosome 4, fSphaOr1.1, whole genome shotgun sequence genome and includes:
- the LOC115417638 gene encoding scavenger receptor cysteine-rich type 1 protein M130-like, which encodes MDHRLMIICMSLWTAGLLSENNSTSTESVHYRLVGGNSRCHGDLEMKQQDGNWKPVEGLYWYRKLGNRVCAELDCGSAVSLRGRRRGSSTDSWWIKPKCDESALNDCFTPRSHFYSSLELSCSGKSTTTEHSAGKTCSPGTAAGLTCSAGVRLVGQSSHCAGTLEIQYQGKWRPVGDRYRPWDLKSGSAVCQHLDCGSAVSVNRTDNSSFKHVWFVSVPCVKLTSGLRDCVGLRGYHKSSTGLDVVCSDLLPQPNISLSDGVFEVYQQGFRLLTGSDFTITCSVQPQYPGGSFQLISDTKKPLNRTLPAVNHSAHFLLSAMGRTHRGNYTCVYHVDVFNHSFSSSQSPALYLTVGDLVTHLIIRVVLIVLALLIFDASLFFYYKVTVRRIRMKADR